Proteins encoded within one genomic window of Hahella chejuensis KCTC 2396:
- the mmsB gene encoding 3-hydroxyisobutyrate dehydrogenase, producing MKTIGFIGLGHMGGPMAHNLLKAGFELRVFDLVKDAVSAAEKAGATACSSALEAAHGVDAVVTMLPASEHSEAVYLGENGLLNQLSERPLLIDCSTIAPETSRRIAAEASKKGFAMLDAPVSGGTAGATAGTLTFIIGGAPQDLEKAQPILSAMGKNLFHAGDHGAGQAAKICNNMLLAVHMIGTAEALQLGVNLGLDPKVLSDIMLKSSGRNWSLELYNPYPGVMENAPAGREYEGGFAVNLMNKDLGLALEAAIQSRSSTPMGGLAKSLYQAHSKQGSGLLDFSSIQKLFADKT from the coding sequence ATGAAAACTATCGGATTTATAGGTCTTGGGCACATGGGCGGCCCAATGGCCCACAATCTACTAAAGGCCGGCTTTGAATTACGCGTTTTCGACTTGGTCAAAGACGCTGTGTCGGCTGCGGAGAAAGCGGGAGCCACCGCTTGCAGCAGTGCGCTGGAAGCGGCCCACGGCGTGGACGCGGTGGTTACCATGCTACCGGCCAGCGAGCACTCCGAAGCAGTCTATCTCGGTGAAAACGGCCTGCTGAACCAACTCAGCGAGCGCCCTCTGCTGATCGATTGTTCCACCATCGCGCCAGAGACATCTCGCCGCATCGCTGCGGAAGCCAGCAAAAAAGGCTTCGCCATGCTGGACGCGCCGGTTTCCGGCGGCACCGCTGGAGCCACGGCGGGGACGCTGACCTTTATTATCGGTGGCGCGCCTCAGGATCTGGAAAAGGCGCAACCGATCCTGTCAGCAATGGGTAAAAACCTGTTTCACGCCGGCGATCATGGCGCAGGGCAAGCCGCGAAAATCTGCAACAACATGCTGCTCGCCGTTCATATGATCGGCACCGCCGAGGCCTTACAGCTGGGGGTCAACCTGGGGCTGGACCCTAAGGTGCTTTCCGACATCATGCTGAAAAGCTCAGGCAGAAACTGGTCTCTGGAGCTATATAACCCCTATCCTGGGGTTATGGAGAACGCGCCGGCTGGGCGTGAGTATGAAGGCGGCTTCGCCGTTAATCTGATGAACAAGGATCTGGGCCTGGCTTTGGAGGCCGCCATTCAGAGCCGCTCCAGCACGCCGATGGGTGGTTTGGCCAAGTCCCTGTATCAGGCGCACAGCAAACAGGGGTCCGGTCTCCTGGACTTCTCCAGCATTCAAAAATTATTCGCCGACAAAACGTGA
- a CDS encoding ElyC/SanA/YdcF family protein: MPLPLALLISFIALMMLIRGRRRKLALGMLGVVWLGLFVISTPWFSDKLMAPLESQYPPYAGQEVRYVVVLGGYHESDSSLPITSYIEGDAIYRIIEGMRVALLNPESRLLVSGYARTDPLSNAEAYARLAESLGFPRERIDLQEDPRDTHEEALAAQARMGEQPFALVTSAYHMPRAMQLFEGVGLHPIPAPTGHTIKQHQELDWRRFRPALGGLAATQKAWHEYLGALWANLVASIN, from the coding sequence ATGCCGTTACCCCTTGCCTTGCTGATCTCATTTATTGCGCTAATGATGCTGATCAGGGGGCGCAGACGGAAACTGGCGCTGGGAATGCTCGGCGTTGTTTGGCTGGGGCTGTTCGTCATCAGTACGCCCTGGTTCTCCGATAAGTTGATGGCTCCGCTGGAAAGCCAATATCCCCCCTACGCCGGTCAGGAAGTCCGCTACGTAGTGGTGTTGGGAGGCTATCATGAGTCGGATTCGAGCCTTCCTATCACCAGTTATATTGAGGGAGATGCAATCTATCGCATTATTGAAGGCATGCGAGTGGCTCTGCTAAATCCGGAGTCAAGGTTGCTGGTTTCCGGTTACGCCCGTACCGACCCTCTGTCCAATGCGGAGGCCTACGCCAGACTGGCGGAGTCGCTGGGTTTTCCTCGTGAACGGATCGATCTGCAGGAAGACCCCCGGGATACCCATGAAGAAGCACTGGCGGCGCAGGCGCGAATGGGGGAGCAGCCTTTCGCGTTGGTGACTTCGGCTTACCATATGCCACGGGCGATGCAGCTGTTTGAGGGCGTGGGACTGCATCCCATTCCAGCGCCCACCGGGCATACCATTAAACAACATCAGGAATTGGACTGGCGTCGCTTTCGGCCTGCGCTTGGCGGACTGGCTGCGACACAGAAGGCCTGGCACGAGTATTTAGGCGCGTTATGGGCCAATCTGGTCGCAAGCATAAATTGA
- a CDS encoding acyl-CoA dehydrogenase family protein: MNFELSEQQIAFRDSARAFAEKELAPYAAEWDATAHFPVETIRKAGEMGFLSLYTPEEWGGLGLPRLDSSIIFEELSWGCTSTTAYLTIHNMATWMIASFGHDELRQAWLPKLVSGELLASYCLTEPNAGSDAASLRTSAKKDGSDYVINGSKMFISGAGSTDVLVVMARTGEPGAKGVSALVVPADAPGVAYGRKEDKMGWNSQPTRAITFDNVRIPQTNRLGAEGEGFKFAMMGLDGGRINIATCSIGTAQAALETAQRYMQEREQFGRKLSDFQALQFKLADMATDLVAARQMVRLAAFKLDSKHPEASTYSAMAKRFATDAGFKICNDALQIHGGYGYIREYPLERYVRDSRVHQILEGTNEIMRVIIARRLLLEHAMETIR, translated from the coding sequence GTGAATTTTGAACTATCCGAACAGCAAATCGCTTTCCGCGACAGCGCCCGCGCTTTCGCTGAGAAAGAACTGGCGCCCTACGCCGCCGAATGGGACGCTACCGCTCACTTCCCCGTGGAGACAATCCGCAAAGCGGGCGAAATGGGCTTTCTGTCCCTGTATACCCCCGAGGAATGGGGCGGCCTGGGACTGCCCAGACTGGACAGCTCAATCATTTTCGAAGAGCTGTCATGGGGTTGCACCTCCACAACCGCCTACCTGACGATTCACAACATGGCGACATGGATGATCGCCAGCTTCGGCCATGATGAGCTGCGTCAGGCCTGGCTGCCCAAACTGGTCAGCGGTGAATTACTGGCGTCTTACTGTCTCACGGAGCCCAACGCGGGCTCTGATGCGGCGTCTTTGCGCACATCAGCGAAAAAAGACGGCTCCGACTACGTCATCAACGGCTCCAAAATGTTTATTTCCGGCGCCGGCAGCACTGACGTATTGGTGGTGATGGCGCGCACCGGAGAACCCGGCGCCAAAGGCGTGTCTGCTCTGGTCGTACCCGCTGACGCCCCTGGCGTCGCCTACGGTCGTAAGGAAGACAAAATGGGCTGGAACAGCCAGCCCACGCGCGCCATTACTTTCGATAATGTGCGGATTCCCCAGACCAACCGCCTTGGCGCTGAAGGCGAAGGCTTCAAGTTCGCCATGATGGGTCTGGATGGCGGTCGCATTAATATCGCCACCTGCTCCATCGGCACCGCCCAGGCGGCGCTGGAAACCGCACAGCGTTACATGCAGGAGCGAGAGCAGTTCGGGCGCAAGCTGTCCGACTTTCAGGCGTTGCAATTCAAACTGGCGGATATGGCCACAGATTTAGTGGCGGCCCGGCAGATGGTGCGACTCGCAGCGTTCAAGCTGGACTCCAAACACCCGGAAGCCTCCACCTATAGCGCCATGGCCAAACGCTTCGCGACAGACGCCGGCTTCAAGATCTGTAATGACGCATTGCAAATTCACGGCGGCTATGGCTACATCAGGGAGTATCCGTTGGAGCGTTACGTTCGCGACAGCCGGGTGCATCAGATCCTGGAGGGAACCAACGAAATCATGCGCGTCATCATTGCACGTCGCCTACTCCTCGAACACGCCATGGAGACTATTCGCTAA
- a CDS encoding enoyl-CoA hydratase/isomerase family protein yields the protein MSDKPVLFEERECSDGHRIGVITLNVEKSLNALKLSMIESMYSVMQEWRLDDKIVAVFMQGAGDKAFCAGGDIVQMYESICEANNGPPAYAEEFFTREYRLDYLIHVYPKPVVCWGNGIVMGGGLGLMAGASHRIVTETSRIAMPEVTIGLFPDVGGTWFLNRMPDGAGLYLGLTGAACNAADALELGWADGFLPHAQKEAFLQALTRTSWSSPESNHTRVTQLLRSWNEQHQSQRPGGQVAQHRAMIKQVTQGKSLTQVVGAILDYPTVDEWVGKAQKSLRNGCPTTAHLVWRQIREGGGLSLPDVFKRELIMAVQCAMHPEFREGVRALLIDKDFKPQWRYPSFADVPEAWVDEFFSSPWDISPLHDLAVL from the coding sequence ATGAGCGATAAACCAGTTTTATTCGAAGAGCGCGAATGCAGCGACGGTCACCGCATCGGCGTGATCACCCTGAACGTGGAGAAATCGCTTAACGCGCTGAAGCTGAGCATGATTGAGTCGATGTACAGCGTCATGCAGGAATGGCGTCTGGACGACAAAATCGTCGCGGTATTTATGCAGGGGGCTGGCGATAAAGCCTTCTGCGCCGGCGGCGATATCGTGCAGATGTATGAATCCATATGCGAGGCAAACAATGGTCCGCCCGCTTACGCAGAAGAGTTCTTCACGCGGGAATATCGTCTCGACTACCTCATCCACGTCTATCCTAAGCCTGTCGTCTGCTGGGGCAACGGCATTGTCATGGGCGGCGGCCTGGGTCTGATGGCCGGCGCCAGCCACCGCATCGTCACGGAGACTTCCCGTATCGCCATGCCTGAAGTCACCATCGGGCTCTTTCCCGATGTCGGCGGGACTTGGTTCCTCAACCGCATGCCCGACGGAGCAGGCCTTTATCTTGGCTTGACCGGCGCCGCCTGTAACGCCGCCGATGCGCTTGAGCTGGGTTGGGCCGACGGCTTTTTGCCCCATGCGCAAAAGGAAGCCTTTCTACAAGCGCTGACCCGAACCTCCTGGAGCAGCCCTGAAAGTAATCATACCCGCGTCACGCAACTGCTGCGTTCCTGGAATGAGCAGCATCAGTCGCAACGTCCGGGTGGTCAGGTGGCGCAGCATCGCGCCATGATCAAGCAGGTTACCCAGGGCAAATCCCTCACCCAGGTAGTGGGCGCGATTCTGGACTACCCCACGGTGGATGAATGGGTCGGCAAAGCGCAGAAATCTCTGCGTAACGGCTGCCCGACCACCGCGCACCTGGTATGGCGGCAAATTCGCGAGGGCGGCGGATTGAGTCTGCCTGACGTCTTTAAACGCGAACTGATCATGGCGGTGCAATGTGCGATGCACCCCGAGTTCCGCGAAGGCGTGCGAGCCCTGCTCATAGATAAAGACTTCAAACCGCAATGGCGTTATCCGTCGTTTGCGGATGTTCCGGAGGCGTGGGTGGATGAATTCTTCTCCTCCCCCTGGGATATCAGTCCCTTGCATGACTTAGCAGTACTGTAA
- a CDS encoding tetratricopeptide repeat-containing response regulator — protein sequence MFNREYRNARFLIVDGNTQLRLALEKMLKSFGAWYIDMAADGDEAINKCEHGLFDVVICDYQLSGRNGQHVLEELRERKILRYTSLFVMMSAETTREMVLAAIDHQPDAYINKPITSDVLKQRLDNLLVDNEVLYELKHAIDMERWSEAISRCEEKIARGSKYLRWCEKTVAELYFQTGALHEALRVYQQVLSERTLIWAQVGVARVHIAQADYDLAEELLRKVVAAAPNCLVAYDLLARVLVDTHRGKEAQEWLVDAVSLSPTAILRHARLGDIAWDNQDVDCAVEAFRNAVELGRKSIFDRLENHLGFSRSLCERAGALPKVMREAALQETVEVLRNIDERFVMNDAARFQYEVVAAKTCSMLKHEEERDERLARAETYYQSVGLSLPSARVMEYAQVLLASGKDLEAEFILSQLSLMHGDEPELQKRIEEMRDEPVSPAARQKAAELNKQGIKLAEQDDLKGAVAAFNEALEYSARHPALNLNLAQVLLKQLSSSPNDGAARRACAACFDRIIHIKPTHKQYPRFQHLRSKFEGTYGDGVEAQSAG from the coding sequence ATGTTTAACAGGGAATACCGCAACGCACGCTTCCTGATAGTGGACGGCAATACCCAATTGCGTCTGGCTCTGGAGAAAATGCTGAAATCATTCGGCGCCTGGTATATCGATATGGCGGCGGACGGGGATGAAGCCATCAACAAGTGTGAGCATGGTCTGTTCGACGTCGTCATCTGCGACTATCAGCTTTCCGGCCGAAATGGACAGCATGTGCTGGAGGAACTGAGGGAACGTAAAATCCTCCGCTATACCTCTTTGTTTGTGATGATGTCAGCGGAAACCACCCGGGAGATGGTGCTGGCCGCCATCGATCATCAACCCGACGCCTATATCAACAAGCCCATTACTTCTGATGTTCTGAAGCAGCGCCTGGATAACCTGCTGGTGGACAACGAAGTGTTATATGAGCTGAAGCACGCCATCGATATGGAGCGCTGGAGCGAAGCTATTTCCCGTTGCGAAGAAAAAATCGCCCGCGGCAGCAAATACCTGCGCTGGTGCGAGAAAACCGTGGCGGAGCTGTATTTTCAGACGGGCGCCCTCCATGAGGCCCTGCGGGTCTATCAACAGGTGTTGTCGGAGCGCACGCTGATTTGGGCGCAGGTGGGGGTGGCCAGAGTTCATATCGCTCAGGCGGATTACGATCTGGCGGAGGAATTGCTGCGTAAGGTCGTGGCGGCTGCTCCAAACTGTCTGGTGGCTTATGACTTGCTGGCGCGAGTGCTGGTGGATACACACCGGGGCAAAGAAGCGCAGGAATGGTTGGTGGACGCTGTGAGTCTATCGCCGACGGCCATTCTCAGACATGCCAGGCTGGGGGATATCGCCTGGGATAATCAGGATGTGGACTGCGCAGTGGAAGCGTTTCGTAACGCCGTCGAGTTGGGACGCAAAAGCATCTTTGACCGGCTCGAAAATCATCTGGGTTTTTCCCGCAGTCTTTGTGAACGCGCCGGCGCGCTGCCAAAAGTCATGCGTGAAGCGGCGCTGCAGGAAACCGTTGAGGTCCTGCGCAATATAGACGAACGTTTTGTCATGAATGACGCCGCCCGCTTTCAATACGAAGTGGTGGCTGCGAAGACCTGTAGCATGCTGAAGCATGAAGAAGAACGGGACGAGCGGCTTGCGAGGGCTGAAACATACTATCAATCTGTGGGGCTGAGTTTGCCGAGCGCTCGCGTTATGGAATACGCCCAGGTGTTGCTGGCCAGTGGGAAAGATCTGGAGGCGGAGTTTATTCTGTCGCAATTATCGCTGATGCATGGCGATGAGCCGGAGCTGCAAAAGCGGATTGAGGAAATGCGCGACGAGCCGGTCAGTCCGGCGGCGCGGCAAAAGGCGGCGGAACTGAACAAACAGGGGATTAAGCTGGCCGAGCAGGATGATCTTAAAGGCGCTGTTGCGGCCTTTAACGAGGCGCTGGAGTATTCCGCCAGACATCCCGCCTTAAACCTGAATCTGGCTCAGGTGCTGCTGAAACAGCTTAGTTCATCGCCAAATGATGGCGCGGCGCGTAGGGCCTGCGCCGCCTGTTTTGATCGGATTATTCATATCAAGCCCACCCACAAGCAATATCCCCGTTTCCAGCACCTGCGGAGTAAGTTCGAGGGAACCTATGGCGACGGCGTCGAGGCGCAGAGCGCAGGATAA
- a CDS encoding enoyl-CoA hydratase, giving the protein MTGTEKLQLEIIERTAVLTIANPPANTWDETSLPALKALIQQLNDNKDVYALVITGQGEKFFSAGADLNLFADGDKARARHMARIFGEAFETLSNYRGVSIAAINGYAMGGGLECALACDLRIAETHAQMALPEASVGLLPCAGGTQNLPWLVGEGWAKRMILMGERVNAETALNIGLVEAVVEKGDARETALAWAEKVARQSPPAVRACKELIQSARSAPQRMGLPVERELFVDLFDTEDQKEGVNAFLGKRSPQWKNR; this is encoded by the coding sequence ATGACAGGCACAGAGAAACTCCAACTTGAAATCATTGAGCGCACCGCCGTGCTCACTATCGCCAACCCGCCCGCCAATACCTGGGATGAAACCAGTCTGCCGGCGCTCAAGGCGTTGATTCAGCAGCTCAACGACAATAAAGACGTCTATGCCCTGGTGATCACCGGGCAAGGTGAAAAATTCTTCTCAGCCGGCGCTGACCTGAACCTGTTCGCCGATGGCGACAAAGCCAGAGCGCGCCATATGGCGCGTATCTTTGGCGAAGCATTCGAAACCCTATCCAACTACCGCGGCGTATCCATCGCCGCAATCAACGGCTACGCCATGGGCGGCGGCTTGGAGTGCGCGCTCGCCTGCGACCTGCGCATCGCCGAGACTCATGCGCAAATGGCGCTGCCTGAGGCCAGCGTAGGCCTGCTTCCCTGCGCAGGCGGCACACAGAATCTTCCCTGGCTGGTCGGTGAAGGCTGGGCGAAGCGCATGATCTTAATGGGCGAAAGAGTCAACGCAGAAACGGCTCTCAATATCGGACTGGTGGAAGCGGTGGTGGAAAAAGGCGACGCCCGCGAGACCGCTCTGGCCTGGGCGGAAAAAGTCGCGCGTCAGAGTCCGCCCGCCGTGCGCGCCTGTAAAGAGCTGATCCAGTCCGCGCGTAGCGCTCCGCAGCGTATGGGCCTGCCGGTAGAAAGAGAGCTGTTTGTAGATCTGTTTGATACGGAAGACCAGAAAGAAGGCGTCAACGCCTTCCTCGGAAAACGCTCGCCGCAATGGAAAAACCGCTGA
- a CDS encoding CoA-acylating methylmalonate-semialdehyde dehydrogenase, with protein sequence MQTRVPLYIDGSFTESAATRHIPNLNPATQLNLANTPCATPDEVNRAVASAKQAFETWKDVPVIDRARLMMKFVHLLKQNQDEIAEILSQETGKIFADAKGDVWRGIEVVEHACNIPSMMMGETVENVARDIDTSSYMHPLGVCAGITPFNFPAMIPLWMFPMALACGNTFVLKPSEQDPLTPMRIAQLFDEAGFPKGVLQVLHGDREQVDMLLTHPDIKAISFVGSAPVGQHIYRTGAQHLKRVQCMTGAKNHMVIMPDADKKQVISHLTGASVGAAGQRCMAISVAVFVGESAQWLDELKDSMAEVKPGAWNDEAAGYGPLISRGSRDRVLGLLAKGKEEGAQCLLDGSSFTHPDFPEGNWVGPSLFSNVTPEMTIYREEIFGPVLLAMQVETIDDALKLINDNPYGNGVSLFTNSGGAARHFQRNVQVGQVGINIPIPVPLPFFSFTGWRNSFYGDQHAYGKQAVRFYTETKTVISRWFHHGEEVQGPNLTIQMR encoded by the coding sequence ATGCAAACCAGGGTCCCGTTATATATAGACGGCTCATTTACGGAAAGCGCAGCCACCCGCCACATCCCGAACCTGAATCCGGCCACGCAGCTAAATCTGGCCAATACTCCCTGCGCCACGCCTGACGAAGTCAACCGGGCGGTGGCCAGCGCCAAACAGGCGTTTGAAACCTGGAAAGACGTTCCCGTCATCGACAGGGCGCGCCTGATGATGAAGTTCGTGCATCTTCTCAAGCAGAATCAGGACGAAATCGCAGAAATTCTCAGCCAGGAGACCGGCAAGATTTTCGCCGACGCCAAAGGCGATGTCTGGCGCGGCATTGAAGTCGTCGAGCACGCCTGCAACATCCCATCAATGATGATGGGCGAAACCGTTGAGAACGTAGCGCGGGATATCGATACCAGTTCCTACATGCATCCCCTTGGCGTTTGCGCCGGCATCACGCCGTTCAATTTCCCGGCGATGATCCCCCTGTGGATGTTCCCCATGGCGCTGGCTTGCGGCAACACCTTCGTGCTCAAGCCCTCTGAGCAAGACCCGCTCACTCCCATGCGCATCGCGCAACTGTTTGACGAAGCGGGCTTTCCCAAAGGCGTTCTGCAGGTTCTGCACGGCGACCGCGAACAAGTGGACATGCTGCTGACGCATCCAGACATCAAAGCCATCTCCTTCGTCGGCTCCGCGCCAGTGGGCCAGCACATCTATCGCACCGGCGCCCAGCACCTGAAGCGCGTGCAATGTATGACCGGCGCCAAGAACCACATGGTCATCATGCCGGATGCGGACAAGAAGCAGGTTATCTCGCATCTGACTGGCGCCTCCGTCGGCGCAGCAGGGCAACGCTGCATGGCCATCTCGGTAGCGGTGTTCGTAGGCGAGTCCGCACAATGGCTGGACGAGCTCAAGGACTCTATGGCGGAAGTGAAGCCCGGCGCCTGGAACGACGAAGCCGCTGGCTACGGCCCGCTGATAAGCCGCGGCTCCAGAGATCGCGTATTGGGGCTGCTCGCCAAGGGCAAAGAAGAAGGCGCGCAATGTCTTCTCGATGGCTCCAGTTTCACCCATCCGGACTTCCCGGAAGGCAACTGGGTCGGACCCTCACTGTTCAGTAATGTCACCCCGGAAATGACGATCTATCGCGAAGAAATCTTCGGGCCCGTGCTGCTCGCCATGCAAGTGGAAACCATTGACGACGCCCTCAAGCTGATCAATGACAATCCCTACGGCAACGGCGTCTCGCTGTTCACTAATTCCGGCGGGGCGGCGCGTCACTTCCAGCGCAATGTGCAAGTGGGACAAGTCGGCATCAACATCCCTATTCCCGTGCCTCTTCCCTTCTTCTCCTTCACTGGTTGGCGCAACTCTTTCTACGGCGACCAGCATGCCTACGGCAAACAGGCGGTGCGTTTCTATACCGAAACCAAAACCGTTATCAGCCGTTGGTTCCACCATGGCGAAGAAGTGCAAGGCCCGAACCTGACCATTCAAATGCGGTAA
- a CDS encoding ABC transporter substrate-binding protein produces MTAIAKFTTDTPAPAFFEDATGYNSADSMLGRVLKGMYRLEYLLADGGMSRVYVARQLSLDRLVVVKVLRSGAPNVGYIQLFYREARIASQLNHPNVMQVFDFGATEDNMLYLVAEFLQGEVLSDLMEKHGNGLPLENVVWLIEQMAAGLQAAHQLNIVHRDLKPGNIMVAKVSGNHSVAKLLDFGISKPLEEQDLQYTQMGLVVGTPGYLAPEQIDSSKDIDGRADIYALGAVLYYCITGERPFNGETHHQIMAQQRKYLPQPLSDKELADPRNKILEPVITKAMAIAPADRYESCLDMVRDLQLRARNAVRNSNDHGLKLVNLTTYAFIFTGELAEGAERAVVLKKLKNKFSISDAGLKKMFSGKRIIVRKNLNLSQAKKFQSAFKSAGAIGYVEDMNPATLVDPAHSREERAFSQPIEVDSTTLNKSLHLTRNGTSGSTSQSHSGIATQLPQAQESKKRTEFRIPAGVKYFCAGAAIVLGLLSASLLSPQVRYQLSDLTAGLNGWSTPRGVNENEIRIGMSAPISEDGQAQGSSARRGVQTRFEEINASGGIHGRMLTLQAFDDANQPLKSRINMQTLLSQNGSFALIGNIGAPDVLLPAIMEQQTLVIGVQSGAAALRRNPPDRYVFNFRVGYADETFAIVRHFVDIQEVEPSRIAVLYEDTASGRDGLAGMERALAFYNVHARDIPQFTYQPYVEQIEGPARLILEEQSELQALVIIGNHSATAKTISRIRKAGWEGRIAVVSSASANALAQDLKSLEAPHTAGIIATQATPPVHSYATGVLRHRQAMRRYFPDHKPDAQSLEGYLAASLLTEALQRAGRNFDTETMVSTLENLKDIDLGIGELISFSSIDHQASENVWALQLNRTGAFEPLTLTSRSW; encoded by the coding sequence ATGACGGCTATTGCAAAGTTCACAACAGACACTCCGGCGCCCGCTTTCTTCGAGGACGCTACGGGCTATAACAGCGCCGATTCAATGCTCGGCCGCGTGCTTAAAGGCATGTACCGCCTGGAATATCTCCTGGCCGATGGCGGCATGAGCCGGGTTTATGTCGCCCGTCAGTTGTCGCTGGACCGGCTGGTCGTCGTCAAAGTATTGCGCTCCGGCGCTCCCAATGTGGGCTATATCCAGCTTTTCTATCGCGAAGCCCGCATCGCCAGCCAGCTAAATCATCCCAATGTCATGCAGGTCTTCGACTTCGGCGCAACCGAAGACAATATGCTGTATCTGGTGGCGGAGTTCCTGCAAGGAGAAGTCCTTTCCGACCTGATGGAAAAGCATGGGAACGGACTGCCTCTGGAAAACGTCGTCTGGCTTATTGAGCAGATGGCTGCGGGTCTGCAGGCCGCGCATCAGCTCAATATTGTTCATCGTGACCTGAAGCCCGGCAACATCATGGTGGCCAAAGTATCGGGCAATCATTCCGTCGCCAAACTGCTCGACTTCGGCATCAGCAAACCCCTGGAAGAGCAGGATCTGCAATACACCCAAATGGGCTTGGTGGTAGGAACCCCAGGCTACCTTGCCCCGGAGCAGATCGACAGTTCGAAAGACATCGACGGACGCGCCGATATCTATGCGCTCGGCGCCGTTCTTTACTATTGCATCACCGGTGAACGCCCTTTTAACGGTGAGACGCATCACCAGATTATGGCGCAGCAGCGCAAATACCTGCCACAGCCATTGAGCGATAAGGAACTTGCCGACCCTCGCAATAAAATATTGGAGCCAGTCATCACCAAGGCCATGGCGATTGCCCCTGCTGATCGCTACGAAAGCTGTCTTGATATGGTCCGCGATCTGCAGTTGCGGGCGCGCAACGCCGTACGTAACAGCAATGATCACGGCCTGAAGCTGGTCAATCTGACAACTTACGCGTTTATCTTTACTGGTGAACTGGCGGAAGGCGCCGAACGCGCCGTCGTCCTGAAAAAACTGAAGAACAAGTTTTCCATCAGCGACGCCGGCCTGAAAAAAATGTTCAGCGGTAAGCGTATTATCGTTCGCAAGAACCTGAACCTGAGTCAGGCCAAAAAGTTTCAATCCGCCTTTAAGTCAGCCGGCGCCATTGGCTATGTAGAGGATATGAATCCGGCGACGCTGGTTGACCCCGCACATTCAAGAGAAGAACGCGCCTTCAGTCAGCCTATTGAAGTGGACTCAACCACGCTTAACAAATCCCTTCATCTCACTCGAAACGGAACTTCCGGCTCAACCAGTCAGTCTCATTCCGGTATTGCAACGCAATTGCCACAGGCGCAGGAGTCGAAGAAGCGCACGGAATTCCGCATCCCTGCCGGAGTAAAGTACTTTTGCGCTGGGGCCGCCATCGTCTTGGGCCTGTTATCCGCCAGTCTGTTGTCGCCACAAGTACGCTATCAACTATCCGACCTGACCGCAGGTCTCAATGGCTGGTCTACGCCACGCGGCGTGAACGAAAATGAAATACGCATAGGCATGAGCGCTCCGATTAGTGAAGATGGGCAAGCGCAAGGCAGCTCCGCCAGACGCGGAGTACAGACCCGCTTTGAGGAAATCAACGCCAGTGGCGGCATACACGGGCGTATGCTGACATTACAGGCCTTCGACGACGCGAATCAGCCGCTGAAGTCCCGCATCAACATGCAAACGCTGCTATCACAGAACGGCTCATTCGCTCTTATTGGCAATATTGGCGCACCGGACGTCCTCCTCCCAGCGATCATGGAGCAACAGACGCTGGTGATCGGCGTGCAATCCGGCGCCGCGGCGCTACGTCGCAATCCTCCTGATCGTTACGTTTTTAATTTCCGGGTCGGATATGCAGACGAAACCTTCGCTATCGTGCGCCACTTTGTAGATATCCAGGAAGTTGAACCCAGCAGGATCGCCGTGCTTTATGAAGACACCGCATCAGGACGTGACGGGTTAGCGGGGATGGAGCGGGCGCTTGCCTTCTATAATGTGCATGCGCGGGACATTCCGCAGTTCACATATCAACCCTACGTGGAACAGATCGAAGGCCCTGCCCGTCTTATTCTTGAAGAGCAAAGCGAACTACAGGCCTTGGTTATTATCGGGAACCATTCCGCCACAGCCAAAACGATTAGTCGCATCCGCAAAGCAGGTTGGGAAGGACGAATCGCCGTCGTTTCCTCCGCCAGCGCCAATGCACTGGCGCAAGACTTAAAAAGTTTGGAGGCGCCGCACACCGCCGGAATTATCGCAACCCAGGCAACCCCTCCGGTGCATTCCTATGCAACCGGCGTCCTGCGCCACCGTCAGGCAATGCGCCGCTACTTTCCTGACCACAAACCTGACGCACAATCCCTTGAGGGCTATCTGGCCGCGTCATTACTTACTGAAGCTTTACAACGGGCCGGACGCAACTTCGACACGGAAACAATGGTCTCCACACTGGAAAACCTGAAAGATATTGACCTCGGCATTGGAGAGTTGATTTCTTTTAGCTCCATTGATCATCAGGCCAGCGAAAACGTCTGGGCTCTTCAACTTAACAGGACCGGCGCTTTCGAGCCGCTCACGCTGACCTCGAGAAGCTGGTGA